In Penaeus vannamei isolate JL-2024 chromosome 4, ASM4276789v1, whole genome shotgun sequence, a single window of DNA contains:
- the LOC138860640 gene encoding leucine-rich repeat-containing protein 15-like: MQRIARYLVLLLFLFGPPSGGAQECPCAWHESEESWTCTGAVKAVPTQCWPLHERVRKVVLDASIREILDGDFDHENLQGLLHLEMRRLQKVARNALRPLTKLVYLDVAGGSLEELPDVSKMTDLLALLAFDNQLTTAPSLTHLLVLDVVELHGNRIAALPDDFLPESTHILDVRLDGNSFVSLNASSIVTAPAESRMTFDPLTSVLATLDEKDLLLIKKFEVNIDLESIIVVIEDPPNPYREW; the protein is encoded by the exons ATGCAGAGGATAGCACGTTATCTcgtccttctcctgtttctcttcggCCCA ccGAGCGGCGGCGCCCAGGAGTGCCCCTGCGCGTGGCACGAGAGCGAGGAGTCGTGGACGTGCACGGGCGCGGTGAAGGCGGTGCCCACGCAGTGCTGGCCGCTGCACGAGCGCGTCAGGAAGGTCGTCCTCGACGCCAGCATCAGGGAGATCCTGGACGGCGACTTCGACCATGAGAACCTGCAGGGGCTCCTCCACCTGGAGATGAGGAGGCTCCAGAAGGTGGCCCGCAACGCCCTCCGCCCCCTCACGAAGCTCGTCTACCTGGACGTGGCCGGCGGAAGCCTCGAGGAGCTCCCTGACGTCAGCAAGATGACCGACCTGCTGGCACTGCTGGCGTTCGACAACCAGCTGACGACCGCCCCGAGCCTGACGCACCTGCTCGTCCTGGACGTGGTGGAGCTGCACGGGAACCGCATCGCCGCCCTGCCCGACGACTTCCTGCCGGAGTCGACCCACATCCTCGACGTCCGCCTCGACGGGAACTCCTTTGTCAGCCTCAACGCCTCGAGCATCGTGACGGCGCCGGCGGAGAGCAGGATGACCTTCGACCCGCTGACTTCCGTCTTGGCGACCCTCGATGAGAAGGACCTCCTCCTGATCAAGAAGTTTGAGGTCAACATCGACCTCGAGTCCATCATCGTGGTCATTGAGGATCCTCCGAATCCTTACCGCGAGTGGTGA